A genomic stretch from Thermodesulfobacteriota bacterium includes:
- a CDS encoding U32 family peptidase, whose product MAPDQKTSTPQKIPTAKPSILAPAGNRASFFAALAAGADAVYCGLKQFSARMTAENFTPEELARLVAMAHDRGTAVYVAMNALVKPDELDQAGSLAATLAGYVRPDAVIIQDLAFVELLRRAGFGGQIHLSTLAAVTFASGLKTAAALPGVSRVVLPRELTIDEIRQMAAACPSGLDLEIFIHGALCYGVSGRCYWSSYLGGKSGLRGQCVQPCRRMYSQGNKSGRFFSCLDLSLDVLVKPLLGIPEIAAWKIEGRKKGPHYVYYTVTAYKILRDEGTDPVMKKNALQYLEQALGRPPTHYYFLPQRRFSPTSQGEETASGCFIGNVMAGGQNSHVSPRFDLLGGDLLRIGYEDRPGHYIYKVGRSVPRHGRLHLKIPPAKMPAKGTPVFLIDRMEPSLSQRIREMENGFGQQPEPSSRPVKSKPFAPFRKKAVMSPRELDVYRFWPRSRRPRTDIGLWLSEENLRQAAGKKDLASCWLWLPPVIWQEDADKIQGWVDQALRGRARRFVVNAPWQLSLFKHPEPLEIWVGPFCNLTNPLSLAMVAGMGCAGAIVSPELAGADFFLLGNRSPLPLGIVVAGAWPLCLARTAPADLEEAKPFLSPRKEPARIVNNGGCFWIYPDWLLDIQKQRDRLEKNGYSLFVRLVEPLPEGLSVKKRPGDWNWETGLT is encoded by the coding sequence TTGGCACCTGACCAGAAAACCTCTACTCCTCAAAAGATTCCGACCGCCAAACCGTCAATCCTGGCCCCGGCCGGGAACCGGGCTTCCTTTTTCGCGGCTCTGGCCGCCGGGGCCGATGCCGTTTACTGCGGGCTGAAGCAGTTTTCCGCCCGCATGACCGCGGAAAATTTCACGCCGGAGGAACTGGCTCGCCTGGTGGCCATGGCCCATGACCGGGGCACGGCCGTTTATGTGGCCATGAATGCTCTGGTCAAGCCCGATGAGCTGGATCAGGCCGGGTCTCTGGCCGCGACCCTGGCCGGATATGTGCGGCCCGATGCCGTTATCATCCAGGACCTGGCTTTTGTGGAACTCCTGCGCCGGGCCGGTTTCGGCGGACAGATCCATTTATCCACCCTGGCGGCGGTGACCTTCGCGTCAGGCCTGAAGACGGCGGCGGCGCTGCCCGGGGTCAGCCGGGTGGTCCTGCCCCGGGAACTGACCATCGATGAAATCAGGCAGATGGCCGCCGCCTGCCCTTCGGGCCTGGACCTGGAGATCTTTATCCACGGGGCCCTCTGCTATGGCGTGTCGGGAAGATGTTACTGGAGCAGTTATCTGGGAGGGAAAAGCGGGCTTCGGGGGCAATGCGTTCAGCCCTGCCGCAGGATGTATTCCCAGGGCAACAAATCCGGACGGTTTTTCTCCTGCCTGGATTTGTCCCTGGACGTGCTGGTCAAACCGCTTCTCGGCATTCCGGAAATCGCCGCCTGGAAAATCGAGGGCCGGAAAAAGGGCCCCCATTACGTTTATTATACCGTCACCGCATACAAGATTCTGCGGGACGAGGGCACCGACCCGGTCATGAAGAAGAACGCCCTGCAGTACCTGGAGCAGGCCCTTGGCCGGCCGCCCACGCACTATTATTTTCTGCCCCAGCGCCGTTTTTCGCCGACCAGCCAGGGGGAGGAGACCGCCTCCGGCTGTTTTATCGGCAATGTCATGGCCGGCGGGCAAAACAGCCATGTATCGCCGCGGTTCGATCTGCTGGGCGGCGACCTGCTGCGGATCGGTTATGAGGACCGGCCCGGTCACTATATATATAAGGTAGGAAGATCGGTTCCCCGGCATGGCCGGCTTCATCTGAAAATCCCTCCGGCCAAGATGCCCGCCAAAGGCACGCCGGTGTTTCTGATCGACCGCATGGAGCCGTCGCTTTCCCAACGCATCCGCGAAATGGAAAACGGTTTCGGGCAACAGCCGGAACCGTCCTCTCGCCCCGTCAAGTCCAAGCCGTTTGCGCCTTTCCGGAAAAAAGCCGTTATGTCACCCCGGGAGTTGGACGTGTACCGATTCTGGCCCCGGTCCCGGAGACCCCGGACCGATATCGGCCTCTGGCTTTCCGAGGAGAACCTGCGGCAGGCGGCCGGGAAAAAGGATCTGGCTTCCTGCTGGTTATGGCTGCCGCCGGTGATATGGCAGGAGGACGCCGATAAGATCCAGGGATGGGTGGATCAGGCCCTTCGCGGCCGGGCCCGCCGGTTTGTGGTCAATGCTCCCTGGCAGCTTTCTCTTTTCAAGCATCCGGAGCCCCTGGAGATCTGGGTGGGACCGTTCTGTAACCTGACCAACCCCCTTTCCCTGGCCATGGTCGCCGGGATGGGGTGCGCCGGCGCCATTGTCAGCCCGGAACTGGCCGGCGCCGATTTCTTTCTGCTGGGCAACCGGAGCCCCCTGCCTCTGGGCATTGTCGTGGCCGGGGCCTGGCCCCTATGCCTGGCGCGGACCGCCCCCGCTGATCTTGAAGAGGCGAAACCATTTTTAAGCCCGCGCAAGGAACCCGCCCGGATCGTTAACAATGGCGGCTGTTTCTGGATCTATCCCGACTGGCTTCTGGATATTCAAAAGCAGCGCGACCGGCTGGAAAAGAACGGATATTCTCTGTTTGTCCGGCTGGTTGAACCCCTTCCCGAGGGCCTGTCGGTAAAGAAACGCCCGGGAGATTGGAACTGGGAGACGGGCCTGACGTAA
- the gspM gene encoding type II secretion system protein GspM produces the protein MKNLKDWWQRFSAMMAGLNRRERILVNCGAVFVVVFLLVRFVIVPLSGQQARLEKKLAEKKEMLQQMLTVQKEVVSVSRRVNDSLSGTQGREENFTLFSFLDQLAGEAGVKENITYMKPSTEETGQGESRLSLVELKMEAVSLENLVSYMYKIETSRSMVFVKRVSISRQEKDIGGVDAVMQVVTIAG, from the coding sequence ATGAAAAATCTTAAGGACTGGTGGCAGCGTTTTTCCGCAATGATGGCCGGGTTGAACCGGCGGGAACGGATCCTGGTCAATTGCGGGGCCGTTTTTGTCGTGGTCTTCCTGCTGGTCCGGTTTGTGATCGTCCCCCTGTCCGGCCAGCAGGCCCGCCTGGAGAAAAAACTGGCCGAGAAAAAAGAAATGCTTCAACAGATGTTGACTGTCCAGAAAGAGGTCGTTTCCGTCAGCCGCAGGGTCAATGATTCCCTGTCCGGGACGCAGGGACGTGAGGAAAATTTCACGCTGTTTTCGTTTCTTGACCAGCTGGCCGGAGAAGCCGGCGTAAAAGAGAATATTACTTATATGAAGCCGTCCACCGAGGAAACCGGACAGGGGGAAAGCCGGTTATCGCTGGTGGAACTGAAAATGGAAGCCGTCAGCCTGGAGAATCTGGTGTCCTATATGTATAAAATCGAGACGTCCCGCAGCATGGTATTCGTGAAGCGGGTTTCCATTTCGCGGCAGGAGAAGGATATCGGCGGCGTTGACGCGGTCATGCAGGTGGTCACGATAGCGGGATGA
- a CDS encoding prepilin-type N-terminal cleavage/methylation domain-containing protein gives MFFCASDIQPGGRRWPRPGAGPTSGFTLIEIMVALSIFAVLVSVLMGSLSFLLTRTDAMQEDTVLFEEARICLDRMATDLTCVFVPVAPAYKIPDIDDDPDPDRFLCEESRLEFTAFSHLPMGGGIPARTGRIAYSLRKTGEDDQVLMRRDEALQGGDRPDRFSQRDEEKMEPVLCRHVKSFRVACFDEEGREYDAWDSDSGDFSYATPVAVRISLELEGINGILPFETMVVLPVHRKKIAHAL, from the coding sequence ATGTTTTTCTGCGCAAGTGACATTCAGCCCGGCGGAAGGCGATGGCCCCGACCTGGTGCTGGTCCTACTTCCGGATTTACCCTCATCGAGATCATGGTGGCGCTCTCGATTTTTGCCGTGCTGGTTTCCGTTCTGATGGGATCATTGTCGTTTCTGCTGACCCGGACGGATGCGATGCAGGAAGACACCGTCCTGTTCGAGGAGGCGCGGATATGCCTGGACCGGATGGCCACGGATTTAACGTGCGTTTTTGTGCCAGTGGCGCCGGCTTATAAAATCCCGGACATTGATGATGATCCGGACCCGGACCGGTTTTTATGCGAGGAGTCCCGGCTGGAATTTACCGCTTTTTCTCATCTGCCCATGGGCGGCGGAATCCCGGCCAGAACCGGGCGCATTGCCTATTCCCTGAGAAAAACCGGTGAGGACGATCAGGTCCTCATGCGCCGGGACGAGGCGTTACAGGGAGGTGACCGGCCGGATCGTTTTTCCCAAAGGGATGAGGAAAAAATGGAACCGGTTTTATGCCGACACGTCAAGTCTTTCCGCGTCGCCTGTTTTGACGAAGAAGGCCGGGAATATGACGCCTGGGATTCCGACTCCGGCGACTTCTCGTATGCCACGCCGGTCGCCGTCCGCATCAGCCTTGAACTGGAAGGAATTAATGGAATCCTTCCCTTTGAAACCATGGTCGTGCTGCCCGTTCACAGAAAGAAGATCGCCCATGCGCTGTAA
- a CDS encoding prepilin-type N-terminal cleavage/methylation domain-containing protein, whose amino-acid sequence MVHPSNTVGQTISIPSPRPAGSNSRGFTLIEISVVVSLIAFMLVFSFPRLSGFFTFNNKNKMIRWLMAQRTVMRTRAVTDQVPYVLRVDVDGNRFIPIALAPPPVEQPSLADAEAIPDTVKPSDRRKPLAPFSCGGSLDITGVLFPEGEAITDQSVDILFSEKGYCERAIIHARNGDDRFSLYLEPFLPGVTVYDGYIRFGQPWEQEI is encoded by the coding sequence TTGGTTCATCCATCCAACACGGTCGGACAGACGATATCGATACCTTCCCCCCGCCCGGCCGGGAGTAATTCACGTGGATTCACGCTTATTGAAATTTCGGTAGTTGTCTCCCTGATCGCGTTTATGCTGGTTTTTTCCTTTCCGCGGCTGTCCGGTTTTTTCACGTTCAACAATAAAAACAAAATGATCCGCTGGCTGATGGCGCAACGAACCGTGATGAGGACAAGAGCGGTAACGGATCAGGTTCCCTATGTCCTGCGGGTGGATGTGGACGGCAATCGCTTCATCCCCATAGCGCTGGCGCCGCCGCCGGTCGAGCAACCGTCTTTAGCGGACGCCGAGGCGATTCCGGACACGGTCAAGCCATCCGACCGACGGAAACCGCTGGCCCCGTTTTCCTGCGGCGGCTCTCTTGACATTACCGGCGTTCTTTTTCCGGAGGGGGAAGCGATCACCGACCAGAGTGTCGATATCCTCTTTTCAGAAAAAGGGTATTGTGAACGCGCGATTATCCACGCGCGGAACGGAGATGACCGTTTTTCCCTGTATCTGGAACCCTTTCTGCCCGGTGTCACCGTGTATGACGGATACATCCGTTTCGGTCAGCCCTGGGAGCAGGAGATATGA
- a CDS encoding integration host factor subunit alpha — MTLTKSEIIDSVQEETGLPRKRCDELVEDLLELIKGTLESGEDLMISGFGKFCVKQKNQRKGRNPATGEDLMLNSRRVITFKCSQSLRERINSH, encoded by the coding sequence ATGACTTTGACGAAGAGCGAGATTATTGATTCTGTTCAGGAAGAAACCGGTCTTCCGAGGAAACGATGCGACGAACTGGTTGAAGATCTTCTGGAGTTGATCAAAGGCACCCTGGAAAGCGGTGAAGACTTGATGATCAGCGGATTCGGGAAGTTCTGCGTAAAGCAAAAGAACCAGAGAAAAGGACGGAATCCGGCCACGGGCGAAGACCTGATGTTAAACAGCCGGAGGGTCATTACTTTCAAATGCTCCCAGAGCCTGCGGGAAAGAATCAACAGCCATTAG
- the gspN gene encoding type II secretion system protein GspN, with amino-acid sequence MMWRDKDMPLFGRRKKIAYGFYLTAVALLLLFWRFPGDSARDFAQRAVKRLHPQLGAGIGRVGLVFPPGVNFRDVAWSYNKEPITRTDYIRLRPGLWSLFGSSSVCYIKAGAYGGVISGKCRITKDREAEADLQAGNLTLENVDWLRRLTTHRFSGRMNGTLKAKFEKDDVQAESHLVFSDITVTLAAPVLDFQSLRLSVVDADVSATRRRMEIKACTVKGPEIEGEFSGDILVRQPYQMSVLNLKGFLRPQASFLKQAGKTLPIDLLMKKEQGGKGIPVKLTGTIQSPQFGFQ; translated from the coding sequence ATGATGTGGCGAGATAAAGACATGCCCTTATTCGGCCGGCGCAAAAAAATCGCTTACGGGTTTTATCTGACGGCGGTCGCGCTGCTGTTGCTTTTCTGGCGTTTCCCCGGGGATTCCGCGCGGGATTTCGCCCAGAGAGCGGTCAAGCGTCTTCATCCCCAGCTGGGTGCCGGCATCGGCCGGGTCGGCCTGGTGTTTCCTCCGGGGGTAAACTTCAGGGACGTGGCCTGGTCTTATAACAAGGAGCCGATAACCCGCACGGATTATATCCGGTTGCGGCCGGGGTTGTGGTCGCTTTTCGGATCGTCTTCGGTCTGTTACATTAAAGCCGGGGCTTATGGCGGTGTCATCAGCGGCAAGTGCCGGATCACGAAAGACAGGGAGGCCGAGGCCGACCTCCAGGCCGGGAACCTGACGCTTGAGAATGTCGACTGGTTAAGGCGACTGACGACGCACCGTTTTTCCGGCCGGATGAACGGGACCCTGAAAGCGAAATTCGAAAAGGATGACGTCCAGGCGGAATCGCACCTCGTGTTTTCCGATATCACCGTGACGCTGGCCGCGCCGGTGCTGGACTTTCAGTCCCTGCGATTGAGTGTTGTGGATGCGGATGTGTCGGCCACAAGGCGGCGGATGGAGATCAAGGCCTGTACCGTCAAGGGACCGGAGATAGAGGGTGAGTTCTCCGGCGACATTCTGGTCCGTCAACCCTATCAGATGAGCGTGCTGAATCTGAAGGGGTTTTTAAGACCGCAGGCGTCGTTTTTAAAACAGGCCGGCAAGACCCTGCCCATCGATCTTTTAATGAAAAAGGAACAGGGCGGAAAGGGGATCCCGGTCAAACTGACCGGGACGATTCAGTCTCCCCAGTTCGGGTTTCAATAA
- the gspG gene encoding type II secretion system major pseudopilin GspG translates to MFADNGKRFFPGNPRAGFTLIELMVVLVILGILAVSVAPRILNRPGEARQLKAKMTIETLQTALDLYKIDMGSYPTTSQGLDALVTKPETGPGVDRWREGGYLQKGKVPKDPWGNDYIYLSPGVHHDCDIVSYGGDGVAGGEGENADVKSWELE, encoded by the coding sequence ATGTTTGCAGACAACGGAAAACGCTTTTTCCCCGGTAACCCGCGTGCCGGGTTTACCCTTATCGAGTTGATGGTCGTTCTGGTCATCCTGGGTATCCTGGCGGTATCGGTGGCACCGAGAATCCTGAACCGTCCGGGTGAAGCCAGGCAGCTCAAAGCCAAGATGACCATTGAAACCCTGCAGACGGCGCTTGATCTTTATAAGATCGACATGGGCAGTTATCCCACTACCTCCCAGGGACTGGACGCCCTTGTCACCAAACCCGAGACGGGACCGGGGGTTGACCGGTGGCGGGAGGGCGGTTATCTGCAAAAAGGCAAGGTTCCCAAAGACCCCTGGGGAAACGATTATATTTACCTCAGTCCCGGCGTTCACCATGATTGTGATATTGTCTCCTACGGCGGCGACGGCGTAGCCGGAGGCGAAGGGGAGAACGCGGATGTCAAAAGCTGGGAACTGGAATAG
- the gspI gene encoding type II secretion system minor pseudopilin GspI, translated as MNHGRDKSRLRANGFTLMEIMVAVAVVATVFVAAYKLFSQAIAAESVARFYTVAPLLAQQKMAEISGGIIPAETGGSGSFENFPGYSWQVSTLDVSSETLKNAVTDLKQVNVTISAADDGRKFSMRSYVFLRK; from the coding sequence ATGAACCACGGCCGGGACAAAAGCCGCCTCCGGGCGAACGGGTTTACGCTGATGGAGATCATGGTGGCCGTGGCGGTGGTGGCCACGGTTTTTGTCGCCGCCTACAAGCTTTTCTCCCAGGCCATCGCGGCGGAAAGCGTTGCCCGGTTTTATACAGTCGCGCCCCTGCTGGCGCAGCAGAAAATGGCCGAAATCAGCGGCGGGATCATCCCGGCTGAAACCGGCGGATCGGGATCTTTTGAAAATTTTCCGGGCTACAGCTGGCAGGTCAGCACCCTGGATGTTTCCTCTGAAACCCTCAAAAACGCGGTGACCGATTTGAAACAGGTCAACGTCACCATATCCGCCGCCGATGATGGCCGTAAATTTTCCATGAGGAGCTATGTTTTTCTGCGCAAGTGA
- the pilM gene encoding pilus assembly protein PilM has translation MDVKIIGVDFSVQAISMAVVTFGRGEQRVAACERVPLDGNGEWPGLAEALARIQETVDFRDALCVVSFPDDDIFYRIISMPFSDRKKIAKVIAYELEPLLPFALEDAIIDFQPAAASRLSDSGTDFFVAAAFKPRLREFIGKLNALGLEPEIITSRAFAAVSVLSAYKDNGIFADGDPRRLTVGGFAGGGVRFVHTMMTGNADQIRPKAVADTLNHILIADEERQASDFHPGTVFLTDILYRIPGMKETVAPAPGISVGPLDMAGLAGLAPAGSAAAVNGEAGGCEIALCLALLKRVSRPVINFRKDELAVTGKWRQYSNVMVRTGLIAALVMAIGLFGFYYDLKTGRDRIAAVDARMAAIFRESFPDVPLVDEPLVQMRMEFDRLKGKSGLPAEMSRKAYCIDILNDISRFVPPDNDVIIEKLSIGPDDVILSGSTDSFNAVDALKSEFGKSVFLSKIDISSATMSKVDKRVSFKLRLELQ, from the coding sequence ATGGATGTAAAAATCATCGGGGTAGACTTCTCCGTCCAGGCCATATCCATGGCGGTGGTGACCTTCGGCCGCGGAGAACAACGGGTCGCGGCCTGTGAACGGGTGCCCCTTGACGGCAACGGTGAATGGCCCGGTCTGGCCGAAGCCCTGGCCCGGATTCAGGAGACGGTGGATTTCCGGGACGCGCTGTGCGTCGTTTCTTTTCCTGATGACGACATTTTTTATCGTATCATCAGCATGCCGTTTTCGGACCGGAAAAAAATCGCCAAGGTGATCGCCTATGAACTGGAACCGCTGCTGCCGTTCGCGCTTGAAGACGCGATCATCGATTTCCAGCCGGCGGCCGCTTCACGGCTGTCCGATAGCGGCACCGACTTTTTTGTCGCGGCAGCATTCAAGCCCCGGTTGCGGGAGTTCATCGGGAAACTCAACGCCCTGGGGCTCGAACCGGAAATCATCACCTCCCGGGCCTTTGCGGCCGTTTCCGTTCTATCGGCGTATAAAGACAACGGGATTTTCGCCGATGGAGACCCCCGGCGGTTGACGGTCGGGGGTTTTGCCGGAGGGGGGGTCAGATTCGTTCATACGATGATGACGGGAAACGCGGATCAGATCCGGCCAAAAGCGGTGGCCGACACCCTCAATCATATCCTTATCGCTGACGAAGAACGACAGGCGTCTGACTTTCATCCGGGCACGGTTTTCCTGACGGACATTCTGTACCGGATTCCAGGGATGAAGGAGACGGTTGCCCCCGCCCCGGGTATCAGCGTCGGTCCCCTGGATATGGCCGGCCTGGCCGGACTGGCCCCGGCCGGAAGTGCCGCCGCTGTCAACGGGGAAGCCGGTGGCTGTGAGATCGCTCTCTGCCTGGCCCTGCTCAAGCGGGTCAGCCGGCCGGTCATCAATTTTCGCAAAGACGAACTGGCGGTTACCGGGAAGTGGCGTCAATACAGTAATGTCATGGTCCGTACCGGGCTGATCGCGGCGCTGGTGATGGCGATCGGTTTATTCGGTTTTTACTATGATCTGAAAACGGGGCGCGACCGGATCGCGGCGGTAGATGCCCGGATGGCGGCGATTTTCAGGGAAAGCTTTCCCGACGTCCCCCTGGTGGACGAACCGCTGGTTCAGATGCGGATGGAGTTCGACCGGCTCAAGGGCAAAAGCGGCCTGCCGGCGGAAATGAGCCGGAAGGCCTACTGTATCGATATTTTGAACGACATCAGCCGGTTTGTTCCTCCCGACAATGACGTGATCATAGAAAAGCTGTCGATCGGTCCGGACGATGTGATCCTTTCCGGAAGCACGGATTCGTTTAATGCCGTGGACGCGTTAAAAAGCGAGTTCGGCAAGAGCGTTTTTTTAAGTAAAATCGACATCAGTTCCGCCACCATGAGCAAGGTGGACAAGCGTGTCAGCTTCAAGCTGCGTCTGGAGTTGCAGTAA
- a CDS encoding C4-dicarboxylate ABC transporter substrate-binding protein → MEKWTWRIMLLMLAAMAFSGSAVAAEKKVIALSYSIFFPPTHEQCKAGEAWAREIEKRTDGAVKINVFPGGTLTKAEACYDGVVNGISDLGMSCFAYTRGRFPIMEAADLPLGYASGMVATKAVDAFYRKTQPDELKDVKVLYLHAHGPGLLHTKKKVAALEEMKGLKIRSTGLSAKVVEALGGVPV, encoded by the coding sequence ATGGAAAAATGGACCTGGCGTATTATGTTGCTGATGCTGGCGGCGATGGCGTTCAGCGGTTCGGCCGTCGCGGCGGAGAAAAAAGTCATCGCGCTTTCCTACAGCATTTTCTTCCCGCCCACCCACGAGCAGTGCAAGGCCGGGGAAGCCTGGGCCCGGGAAATCGAAAAGCGCACCGACGGCGCCGTCAAGATCAATGTTTTCCCCGGCGGCACCCTGACCAAGGCCGAAGCCTGCTATGACGGCGTGGTCAACGGCATATCGGATCTGGGCATGTCCTGTTTCGCCTACACCCGGGGCCGGTTCCCGATAATGGAGGCCGCGGATCTTCCCCTGGGTTATGCCAGCGGCATGGTGGCCACGAAAGCCGTGGACGCGTTTTACCGGAAAACCCAGCCCGATGAGCTCAAGGACGTCAAGGTCCTTTATCTCCACGCCCATGGCCCGGGCCTGCTGCACACCAAGAAAAAAGTCGCCGCTTTAGAAGAAATGAAAGGGCTCAAAATCCGTTCCACGGGATTAAGCGCCAAGGTGGTGGAAGCCCTCGGCGGCGTTCCCGTGG
- the gspC gene encoding type II secretion system protein GspC, translating to MVKKIAPVVNFLLLTLAVYLGVGLFYKVVLNRMEAILPAEGSSAREDRPRETAVNRQPGEYSVIAQRNIFKAREKTGGTAGTLDLDNMKRTDLDLRLLGTISGSDRDSFAVIEQVKDRSQKLYRVGDAIDQARIKMIVRKKVVLTIDGRDEVLEIPEERTAATSETGKSTEGKLGDRDNLRASERGDVTSVTLNRADVEKSFNNVNELMRSVRVRPHFSDGKPDGLRLDNVTSGSIFKDMGLQDKDIIVGVNSRRINTVDDCMEVYRNLSSASELMLEIKRGERSRFIKYTIR from the coding sequence ATGGTCAAAAAAATCGCGCCGGTTGTTAATTTTTTGCTGCTGACCCTGGCCGTCTACCTGGGGGTGGGCCTTTTTTACAAGGTTGTCCTCAACCGGATGGAAGCGATCCTGCCCGCGGAAGGTTCATCCGCCAGGGAGGATCGCCCCCGGGAAACAGCGGTCAATCGCCAGCCGGGGGAATATTCCGTTATCGCGCAACGCAATATTTTCAAGGCCCGGGAAAAAACCGGAGGAACGGCCGGCACCCTGGACCTTGATAACATGAAAAGAACCGACCTGGATTTGAGGCTGCTGGGCACCATATCCGGTTCGGACAGGGATTCGTTCGCGGTCATCGAACAGGTCAAGGACCGCAGCCAGAAGCTTTACCGGGTGGGCGATGCCATTGACCAGGCCCGGATCAAAATGATTGTGAGAAAGAAGGTTGTCCTGACGATTGACGGTCGGGATGAAGTGCTGGAAATACCCGAGGAACGGACGGCCGCGACATCGGAAACCGGAAAGTCGACGGAAGGCAAACTCGGGGACAGAGATAATCTTCGTGCCAGCGAGAGGGGGGACGTGACCAGTGTTACCCTCAACCGGGCCGATGTGGAGAAGTCGTTTAATAACGTCAATGAACTGATGAGAAGCGTTCGCGTCCGCCCTCATTTTTCCGACGGCAAGCCGGACGGCCTGCGCCTGGATAATGTAACATCGGGGTCGATTTTCAAGGATATGGGGCTTCAGGACAAGGATATCATCGTCGGCGTCAACAGCCGGCGAATTAATACGGTGGATGACTGCATGGAAGTCTATCGGAACTTGAGCTCCGCTTCCGAACTGATGCTGGAAATCAAGCGGGGGGAACGAAGTCGCTTCATCAAATACACCATCCGGTGA